One region of Solanum pennellii chromosome 6, SPENNV200 genomic DNA includes:
- the LOC107023487 gene encoding methylsterol monooxygenase 2-2-like, with protein sequence MASMIESAWAFLLANFSDFQLTSLGGFIVHESAFFLSGIPFILFEKAGWFGKYKIQKKTNTPEAQQKCITRLLIFHFCVNLPILIVTYPLFKFMGMRSTLPLPSWKVVSTQVLFYFILEDFVFYWGHRVLHTKWLYKHVHSVHHEYATPFGLTSEYAHPAEILFLGFATVIGPAITGPHLITLYLWISLRILETVEAHSGYHFPWSPSNFLPLYGGSDFHDYHHRLLYTKSGNYSSTFVYMDWLFGTDKGYRKLKMLKEQEGKAM encoded by the exons tttcttcttgcaaattttagtgatttccAATTGACTTCTCTTGGAGGTTTCATTGTTCATGAGAGCGCCTTCTTCTTGTCTGGAATCCCTTTCATCCTTTTCGAAAAGGCAGGGTGGTTTGGCAAGTACAAAATTCAG AAAAAGACCAACACCCCGGAAGCTCAGCAGAAATGTATTACTCGTCTGCTGATATTTCATTTTTGTGTTAATCTTCCAATCCTGATTGTTACGTATCCGCTCTTTAAATTCATGGGGATGCGATCTACTCTTCCATTGCCGTCCTG GAAAGTGGTTTCAACCCAAGTTTTATTCTATTTCATCTTGGAGGATTTCGTATTTTACTGGGGACACAGAGTTTTACATACGAAATGGCTCTACAAGCACGTCCACAGTGTCCATCATGA GTACGCGACACCATTTGGTTTGACATCTGAGTATGCTCACCCTGCTGAAATTCTCTTCCTTGGATTTGCTACGGTCATTGGTCCTGCAATCACCGGGCCACATTTGATAACATTATATCTATGGATCTCTCTTAGGATCCTCGAGACAGTCGAGGCACATTCTGGATACCATTTCCCCTGGAGCCCATCAAACTTCTTGCCATTATATGGAGG GTCTGATTTTCATGATTACCATCATCGACTGCTCTACACAAAGTCTGGAAACTACTCATCGACTTTCGTTTACATGGACTG GTTATTTGGTACTGATAAGGGTTACAGAAAGTTGAAGATGCTGAAGGAGCAAGAGGGCAAAGCAATGTAA